In one Liolophura sinensis isolate JHLJ2023 chromosome 11, CUHK_Ljap_v2, whole genome shotgun sequence genomic region, the following are encoded:
- the LOC135477414 gene encoding uncharacterized protein LOC135477414 isoform X7, producing MAYQTSVYDQTQEMFHSDGGLISASQGSYVKVEHAGIAPTTEVTVTSRRGGWREELRRKYSTPLDETGYGCKPDRDIKSVSWQGSSGSPREPLRGDSRNSNGRKGSFDIRISYNYPSGKAQTNYSPSQKSADYGLYYPVVRKDLWAEPADTVSNQSRSNSNSMSSLSARQSQECVVQPLGSQEKLGQSQSSWTRSGTQDYPSLRLSQENMSYSRRSKDGALQSQEDVWSSPYSSARSHTWDSSKFASRTGKGASDSVPRSLTTSSLSKMRTKGMEYSPPDSTPLSSVGSNMKPVRYSVSSSTSNLPQNVSPTRLIQYAPPHTALSSQRSAKSTSADNLQNAGSLSVHRSSLGGQKSGYAVTGSRIKDYHEPNIPGRTFVVRIGDKVTVSPPSGPVTQTSCTNPVSMNNTCSFGTTFALTRAPSGKSFESRKNAQLPVSERKKQFEGTVRKEEVQQATASSGSYEMSTSTKRYKTEIEKLQSLGKIGDIVKRVQHFEVSNSSSSESGTPPPPNYSEKTPPPHEIHITTVPPMYSPTHRQQSQIGTRQQEQQQVPSPIPQQSPAQTQQQQQQQHPPVQQPAIKVRKISTERYQPPGSPSNSRPDSTGTNVPVRVCLPQSTSAPSSPTVEEAKGFEDAALRSGSKCLMDTNGMSTSMINPPLRMDSVEGTFLSTENVSSSSLNSNNRPTRKVSYLTAVNAPICKQEDLTILSSPQLIINGQNLDHQSVSTNDLDFVGHTVCSVSESHTEACATHKRSRSTFSFFSNATSGLLSAFSTLTAVMTASTENLNRAGCKSSEESMVAPGDGMVPPTSSGLKSASVPNVVMRKKAEVEDDGIKLHRRTSYLMATAKDRTTLTLPLDKSAPVSTEMPVSPSKGINIKKQKQRFGEKTPRIPEGNEGKRSSQDLNSPIHEVVKEGFLYCKTAITDGKRASDRSWKPMWATLKGHALYLVKDKKDGSWNPNDEQLISIKSCLVDIANDYTKKKNVFRLKTYNGSEYLLQADDQDAMSDWIQAIQTNNDPDGDVRHDIREKGVVMSDFMLRKTTQYDQQVPSKTSPQAQQKSKKLSGLSFKGKMPYSPNVKRKKPLDDASRSKTWKGKFKSFRRLAGGASSAVEEEVVPTGTFGVPLELCVPSPENELVPLIVEICTKIVEARGLEVVGIYRVPGNTVSVHTMQDDLNRGFENMNSENDKWLDVNVISSLLKAFFRKLPEPLVTEDLYQSFINANRADDPMRRMLSLKRLLHDLPEHHFETFRHLAAHLKLVAMHEEYNKMDSRNLAIVFGPTLIRRKDEDMATLVKDMSDQCRIVESVIVNNEWFFSSWEEDNVVPVDDASIVSAPVSSSNSLLTRLAEDDRGKEINPKDIVSSIILAANKKLKGKDKKYSSLMSDDGDLDSECGPNERNIDQEVARRRAKSEEILTQDSASESTSTSSASKSFDQQDSVSMEHHDTYPFKLSSGAYSSERVPPLGTEEYMDWVFLRTHSDSQQRAATSNRPASLARHYSDDSLLDKNDELEISLGSLHNKCSYSRDRVDQLWRIELEARALREKEEMHQRESEKRRLEQQRIEQELARTKKELEIEDSHSLEDLLHTEFAMQISDFAVNRMSDLNGRGMGPQDSGLLLSEYSAMSSDRRDAGKFYSPKMGGACGSVARFGRPGRYEHEGGVSCHSGIGYGDRQGSMGKRAGSLETIIDVKCNNGKRSSGHHGKGKRDGDRGSGFKPLDQAEGKTVLLTRSSSVRRGSLDSLRDFYDKQDHRSSWASTDSEDGSDLLTSLTTTFDQKLQILLNPKFKLTGAAKRQLCASESTGSETTAEENKAEREVVFAQPSAVAIKPVPPLKVEEYTAPKPAPSKQFTDHSLVQRLSRLGESGFDRSFRDPSLHRMHKPDAKIGIASRFERGSSINSSSSIVNNEMSMSTSSLPSGSLGYRPLSSQRDKGDGVDTGQSSLKYAVGLLGSKSSQTEAGSAQKSSSGSARAEGKPFSLRAECRPITKSEKTEVNLSPVKTVTRGHIRGSETILFVGVICGKVQRLCGRSL from the exons ATG GCCTATCAGACCTCAGTGTATGATCAAACACAGGAAATGTTCCACAGCGACGGCGGTTTGATATCCGCATCCCAAGGCAGCTATGTCAAAGTGGAGCATGCTGGGATAGCCCCAACCACGGAGGTCACAGTCACATCTCGCCGAGGGGGGTGGAGGGAAGAACTGAGACGGAAGTACTCCACCCCCCTGGATGAGACCGGCTACGGGTGCAAACCTGACCGTGATATAAAGAGCGTCAGTTGGCAAGGAAGCAGCGGGTCGCCAAGAGAGCCATTGCGTGGTGACAGTCGAAACAGTAATGGGCGTAAAGGCTCGTTTGATATTCGTATTTCTTACAACTATCCTTCTGGAAAGGCTCAGACCAATTACAGCCCTTCACAGAAGTCTGCAGACTACGGATTATACTACCCTGTGGTGCGCAAAGACCTTTGGGCAGAGCCTGCGGATACTGTGTCCAATCAGTCACGTTCAAACTCAAACTCCATGTCGAGTCTGTCCGCCAGACAGTCTCAGGAATGTGTTGTTCAGCCGCTGGGCTCGCAAGAAAAACTCGGTCAGTCGCAGTCGAGCTGGACACGCAGTGGCACGCAAGATTACCCGAGTTTGAGACTGTCGCAGGAAAATATGTCGTATTCGCGCAGGTCCAAAGATGGCGCACTTCAATCCCAGGAGGACGTTTGGTCCTCTCCATACAGCTCTGCTCGCTCCCACACGTGGGACTCGTCTAAGTTTGCCTCCCGCACAGGCAAAGGCGCCAGTGACTCTGTCCCACGCTCTCTCACTACCTCGTCGCTTTCCAAAATGAGGACAAAAGGAATGGAGTACTCTCCCCCTGACTCGACGCCGTTGTCGAGTGTAGGGTCGAATATGAAGCCTGTGCGTTACAGCGTGAGTAGCAGCACCAGTAACCTGCCTCAGAATGTCAGTCCCACGCGACTCATACAGTATGCTCCCCCACACACAGCTCTCTCTTCTCAGCGCAGTGCGAAATCCACCAGTGCTGATAACTTACAGAATGCAGGGAGCCTGTCTGTGCATAGGTCAAGCTTAGGTGGTCAAAAATCTGGCTACGCAGTCACTGGGTCACGGATAAAGGATTACCACGAACCTAATATCCCGGGGCGTACGTTTGTGGTCCGTATTGGAGACAAAGTGACAGTTTCCCCGCCCTCAGGGCCAGTAACACAGACCTCCTGCACAAACCCGGTCAGTATGAACAACACTTGTAGCTTTGGAACTACATTTGCTCTCACGAGAGCCCCCAGTGGGAAGTCTTTCGAGTCTCGTAAAAATGCTCAGTTACCAGTGTCCGAGCGCAAGAAACAGTTTGAAGGTACCGTTAGAAAAGAAGAGGTACAGCAGGCGACTGCTTCATCAGGCTCTTACGAAATGTCCACCTCTACCAAACGCTACAAAACAGAGATAGAGAAATTGCAGAGTTTAGGCAAAATAGGAGATATTGTTAAAAGAGTGCAGCATTTTGAGGTATCAAATAGTAGCAGTAGTGAATCAGGAACCCCACCACCCCCTAATTATAGCGAGAAGACCCCACCCCCGCACGAGATCCACATAACCACTGTCCCACCCATGTACTCTCCTACTCACAGACAGCAGTCACAAATCGGGACAcgacaacaagaacaacagcaAGTGCCATCACCAATTCCCCAGCAATCCCCAGCCCAaactcaacaacaacagcagcagcagcatcCACCTGTTCAGCAGCCAGCTATCAAAGTGCGCAAAATTTCCACGGAGCGTTATCAGCCTCCTGGTTCACCATCAAACAGTCGCCCAGACAGCACAGGTACAAATGTCCCTGTCAGGGTTTGTCTTCCGCAGTCCACAAGCGCCCCAAGCTCTCCAACTGTGGAGGAAGCAAAGGGCTTTGAGGACGCAGCCTTGCGCTCAGGAAGTAAGTGCTTAATGGACACAAATGGAATGTCCACATCCATGATAAATCCACCTTTGCGGATGGATTCTGTTGAAGGCACCTTTTTGTCCACTGAAAATGTGTCGTCTTCGTCTTTGAACTCTAATAACAGGCCCACAAGGAAGGTCTCCTACCTTACAGCTGTGAATGCTCCCATCTGCAAACAAG AGGATCTAACAATCCTATCTTCACCTCAGCTTATTATCAATGGACAAAACCTTGACCATCAATCTGTCTCCACCAATGACCTTGACTTTGTGGGGCACACAGTGTGCTCTGTGTCTGAATCACACACAGAAGCCTGTGCCACTCacaaaaggtcaaggtcaactTTCAGTTTTTTCTCCAATGCCACCAGTGGTCTCCTCTCTGCTTTCAGCACTCTTACAGCAG TCATGACCGCGTCAACGGAGAATCTGAACCGAGCTGGCTGCAAGTCCTCCGAAGAGTCCATGGTTGCCCCCGGAGACGGCATGGTCCCGCCCACCTCATCTGGGCTCAAATCTGCGTCAGTGCCAAATGTGGTGATGAGGAAGAAAGCTGAAG TAGAAGATGATGGCATCAAGCTTCATCGGCGGACGTCATACCTGATGGCCACGGCCAAGGATAGGACTACACTGACCCTGCCACTGGACAAGTCTGCACCGGTCAGCACAGAAATGCC GGTAAGTCCCTCCAAGGGCATCAATATCAAGAAACAGAAACAGCGCTTTGGGGAAAAG ACACCTCGTATTCCTGAAGGTAATGAAGGGAAGCGTTCATCCCAGGATTTGAACAGCCCGATCCATGAGGTGGTGAAAGAAGGCTTCCTCTACTGCAAGACCGCCATCACAGATGGAAAG AGAGCCAGTGACCGCTCCTGGAAACCGATGTGGGCTACCTTGAAAGGTCATGCCCTTTACTTGGTCAAGGACAAAAAAGACGGTTCCTGG AATCCCAATGACGAGCAGCTGATCTCTATCAAGTCATGCCTGGTGGACATCGCCAACGATTACACGAAGAAAAAGAACGTGTTCCGTCTGAAGACGTACAACGGGTCTGAGTACCTGCTGCAGGCAGATGACCAGGACGCCATGTCCGATTGGATACAGGCCATTCAGACCAACAACGACCCGGACGGTGATGTAAGACACGATATTCGG GAAAAGGGAGTGGTTATGTCGGACTTCATGTTACGCAAAACCACGCAATATGACCAACAAGTGCCCTCCAAAACCTCGCCCCAGGCACAGCAGAAAAGCAAGAAGCTCTCAGGGTTGTCTTTCAAGGGTAAAATGCCATACTCTCCGAATGTGAAGAGGAAAAAACCGCTAG ACGATGCGTCGCGCTCTAAAACCTGGAAAGGGAAGTTCAAGAGTTTCCGGCGCCTAGCTGGTGGGGCCAGTTCTGCGGTCGAGGAGGAAGTTGTGCCCACGGGGACATTTGGAGTGCCGCTGGAACTCTGTGTGCCCTCTCCAGAGAATGAG CTGGTGCCCCTCATCGTGGAGATCTGTACCAAGATTGTGGAGGCGAGAGGGTTAGAGGTGGTCGGCATCTACCGCGTACCCGGGAATACTGTGTCAGTCCACACCATGCAGGATGATCTCAATAGG GGTTTCGAGAATATGAACAGTGAGAACGACAAATGGTTAGATGTGAATGTGATCAGCAGTTTGCTCAAAGCCTTCTTCAGGAAGCTCCCAGAGCCTCTGGTCACTGAGG ATTTGTACCAGTCTTTTATCAATGCTAACCGTGCGGACGACCCCATGAGACGGATGCTGAGCCTTAAGAGACTTCTGCACGATTTACCcgaacatcattttgagacaTTCAGACATCTGGCAGCTCACCTAAAACTAGTCGCCATGCACGAGGAGTACAATAAGATGGACTCTCGGAACTTGGCCATCGTGTTTGGTCCGACGCTGATTAGGCGTAAAGACGAGGACATGGCCACTCTGGTGAAGGACATGTCTGATCAGTGCCGGATTGTGGAGAGCGTCATTGTTAAT aatGAGTGGTTCTTCAGTTCATGGGAGGAGGATAATGTGGTGCCAGTGGACGATGCTTCTATTGTCAGCGCTCCCGTCAGCAGTTCAAACAGTCTTCTTACCAGGCTTGCTGAAG ATGACCGAGGTAAAGAGATCAATCCGAAGGACATTGTGTCTTCGATAATTCTGGCAGCTAACAAGAAGCTGAAGGGAAAAGACAAGAAGTATAGTTCTTTGATGTCTGATGACGGTGACCTTGACAGCGAGTGTGGGCCAAACGAGCGCAACATTGATCAAGAGGTCGCGCGGAGGCGGGCTAAGTCTGAAGAGATTCTCACGCAGGACTCGGCCTCGGAGTCAACCTCCACTTCGTCTGCATCGAAAAGTTTCGATCAACAGGATTCTGTGTCCATGGAACATCACGACACGTACCCATTCAAACTGTCCTCAGGAGCATACAGTTCTGAGAGAGTTCCTCCCCTTGGCACAGAGGAGTACATGGACTGGGTGTTCTTACGTACACACAGCGATAGCCAACAGCGTGCTGCGACCTCAAACCGGCCGGCATCTCTTGCTAGGCATTATTCAGACGATTCGTTGTTGGACAAAAATGATGAGTTAGAAATCTCTCTCGGGAGCCTCCATAATAAGTGTAGTTATAGTCGAGATAGAGTCGACCAATTGTGGAGGATCGAACTCGAGGCCAGAGCCTTGAGAGAAAAAGAGGAGATGCACCAAAGAGAAAGCGAAAAACGCCGTTTAGAACAGCAGAGAATAGAACAGGAGTTAGCGCGGACGAAAAAAGAGCTGGAAATCGAGGATAGTCACAGTTTGGAAGATCTGCTGCACACAGAGTTTGCCATGCAAATTTCAGACTTTGCCGTGAATCGAATGTCTGATTTGAATGGAAGAGGCATGGGGCCTCAGGACTCTGGATTATTGTTGTCAGAGTACAGTGCAATGTCTTCTGACAGGAGAGACGCTGGGAAATTTTATTCCCCAAAAATGGGTGGGGCTTGTGGCTCAGTAGCGAGATTTGGGCGTCCAGGAAGGTACGAGCATGAAGGAGGAGTGTCTTGTCATTCAGGCATTGGTTACGGCGATCGTCAAGGGTCGATGGGGAAAAGAGCGGGTTCACTGGAGACGATTATCGATGTGAAGTGCAATAATGGGAAACGCAGCTCTGGGCATCATGGGAAAGGAAAGAGAGACGGTGATCGGGGGTCAGGCTTCAAGCCCCTTGACCAGGCAGAGGGTAAGACCGTATTGCTGACCCGCTCCAGCTCCGTGAGGCGAGGCTCGCTGGATTCTCTTAGAGACTTTTATGATAAGCAGGATCACCGCTCATCGTGGGCGTCTACGGACTCTGAGGATGGCTCTGATCTCCTCACCAGTCTCACAACAACCTTTGACCAAAAACTCCAGATCTTGCTCAACCCAAAGTTCAAGCTGACCGGCGCAGCCAAAAGGCAACTTTGTGCGTCAGAGAGCACAGGGTCTGAAACCACGGCGGAGGAGAACAAGGCGGAGAGAGAAGTTGTTTTTGCCCAGCCGTCTGCGGTAGCCATCAAACCAGTGCCTCCTTTGAAGGTGGAGGAATACACGGCACCCAAGCCTGCTCCTAGCAAACAGTTTACAGATCATTCCCTCGTACAGAGGCTATCGCGACTGGGTGAATCTGGTTTCGACCGGTCTTTCCGGGATCCCAGCCTCCACAGAATGCACAAACCCGATGCCAAAATTGGCATTGCTTCTCGGTTTGAGCGAGGCTCATCCATCAATAGCTCCAGCAGTATAGTGAATAATGAGATGAGCATGAGCACTAGTTCCTTACCCAGTGGATCGCTGGGGTACAGGCCCTTGTCCTCACAGAGGGATAAAGGTGATGGGGTGGACACTGGGCAGTCTAGTCTGAAGTATGCGGTGGGATTGCTAGGGAGTAAGAGCAGCCAAACCGAAGCTGGGAGCGCACAGAAATCGTCTAGTGGGTCTGCACGTGCCGAAGGCAAGCCCTTCAGCCTAAGGGCGGAGTGCAGGCCAATCACAAAGTCTGAGAAGACAGAAGTGAATCTGTCCCCTGTCAAAACTGTCACGAGAGGACACATCAGGGGCTCCGAGACAATTCTCTTTGTTGGAGTCATCTGTGGGAAAGTGCAGCGGCTCTGTGGACGATCTCTGTGA